In Candidatus Methanosphaera massiliense, the following are encoded in one genomic region:
- a CDS encoding replication factor C large subunit has protein sequence MKWVEKYAPKTLGDVLGNAKAKAEIEVWANKWLHGNPQKPLLLMGPPGIGKTTIAHLIGEEYFSETIEVNASDKRSYDILKRSIGEASKTRSLFQSGYKLLIMDEVDGISGRDDSGGVRAINDTIKNTKQPIIMMANDPYSKRLSSIKSKCQAIKFTKIHTNSINARLKKICAHEDITYDPEALKELSKQSSGDLRSAITSLEAVVDSNRNITKESVAVISEKDGEQNIFDTVRTVLKSKNPDHIRDAMRVDAQPQFLIELLAENIPREYERVDEIAKAYDMISLADVNLGRAFRTQNYTYWKYAFLFMGRGVAAAKEKTYKKFTRYSNSTVYKKLSKSRKNKNLKEAVTHKMSEKLHTSPKELEKQLPFYEELFKDNEIAYDLKEYFQLEDDEVKLFRSRKIPASVEKKRIKELRKQQELEEKEIQKQKKEQAKMDKTKQETKKSATTKKQETKTTDKTTKKDTDKTSNNDTKKKQVKKTTKTSKKPEKSQKTREDKNTEEKPQKKSLNKDKKKNKKKSKQTTLFDF, from the coding sequence TTGAAATGGGTAGAAAAATATGCACCTAAAACATTAGGTGACGTACTTGGAAATGCCAAAGCAAAGGCAGAAATAGAAGTATGGGCTAATAAATGGCTACACGGCAATCCTCAGAAACCATTATTATTAATGGGTCCACCAGGAATCGGAAAAACCACAATAGCACATTTAATTGGAGAAGAATATTTTTCTGAAACAATAGAGGTAAACGCTAGTGACAAAAGATCCTATGACATACTTAAACGTTCAATAGGAGAAGCATCAAAAACAAGAAGTTTATTCCAGTCAGGATATAAACTACTGATTATGGATGAGGTTGATGGTATAAGCGGACGTGACGACTCCGGAGGAGTACGTGCAATTAATGATACAATAAAAAACACAAAACAGCCAATCATAATGATGGCAAATGACCCCTACAGTAAACGATTATCATCAATAAAAAGTAAATGTCAGGCAATCAAATTTACAAAAATTCATACAAACTCAATAAATGCACGACTCAAAAAGATATGTGCACATGAAGACATAACATATGACCCTGAAGCATTAAAAGAACTAAGTAAACAGAGCAGTGGGGACCTACGTTCAGCAATAACTAGCCTAGAAGCAGTAGTGGACAGTAATAGAAATATTACTAAAGAGAGCGTTGCTGTAATATCAGAGAAAGATGGAGAACAAAATATCTTCGACACAGTAAGAACAGTGCTTAAAAGTAAAAACCCTGACCATATCCGTGATGCAATGCGTGTAGATGCACAGCCACAATTTCTCATAGAATTACTAGCAGAAAATATTCCACGGGAATATGAAAGAGTTGATGAAATTGCAAAGGCATATGACATGATTTCACTAGCTGATGTAAATCTTGGAAGAGCATTCAGAACACAGAATTATACATACTGGAAATATGCTTTCCTATTTATGGGTAGAGGAGTAGCAGCTGCTAAAGAAAAGACCTATAAGAAATTCACCAGATATTCTAATTCAACAGTCTATAAGAAACTATCAAAGAGTCGAAAGAATAAAAATCTTAAAGAAGCAGTAACTCATAAGATGAGTGAAAAGCTACACACATCACCAAAAGAATTAGAGAAACAATTACCATTCTATGAAGAACTCTTTAAAGATAATGAAATAGCATATGATCTTAAAGAATACTTCCAACTTGAGGATGATGAAGTAAAATTATTCCGTTCAAGAAAGATACCTGCTTCAGTAGAGAAGAAAAGAATCAAGGAGCTACGAAAACAGCAAGAACTAGAAGAAAAAGAAATCCAGAAACAGAAGAAAGAACAGGCAAAAATGGACAAAACAAAACAGGAAACAAAGAAATCAGCCACTACTAAGAAACAAGAAACAAAAACAACTGATAAGACAACTAAAAAGGATACAGATAAAACAAGTAATAATGATACAAAGAAAAAACAAGTAAAGAAAACAACAAAGACAAGTAAGAAACCTGAAAAATCACAGAAAACCAGAGAAGATAAGAATACGGAAGAAAAACCACAGAAAAAATCTTTAAATAAGGATAAGAAAAAGAATAAGAAGAAATCCAAACAGACTACATTGTTTGATTTCTAA
- the speB gene encoding agmatinase, with protein sequence MFFYADNMMRFAFSEQLDDNDYEPGYALMGIPFDSTTSYRAGSRYGPKAIREASYNFEAYNLRYDTSLSCYNYDIGDVQVNYGNYEETDYMIKDTVLSLIDMGLSPIAMGGEHTITAGVLGAIHDYDEEYFNDLTVIHFDAHFDMRDTYLGEIYSHASVLRRVHEMNPKEIIQLGIRSAEYDEYQYVKSQDNISYYTSQDIQDDKESVLGVLEKVKGPVYLTVDIDVLDPAYAPSVGTPAPCGLTPRDMEDFIEVLAPKETIGMDLVEVSSDTIGDSTSVNAAKIIYDFLCLQEF encoded by the coding sequence ATGTTTTTTTATGCAGATAATATGATGAGATTTGCTTTTTCAGAACAATTAGATGATAATGATTATGAGCCGGGATATGCATTGATGGGAATTCCATTTGACAGTACCACTAGTTATAGGGCAGGCTCCCGTTATGGTCCTAAAGCAATAAGAGAAGCATCATATAATTTTGAGGCATATAATTTAAGATATGATACATCATTATCATGTTATAATTATGATATTGGTGATGTACAGGTTAATTATGGTAATTATGAGGAAACAGATTATATGATAAAGGATACAGTTTTATCTCTTATTGATATGGGTCTTTCTCCTATAGCAATGGGTGGAGAGCATACTATAACTGCTGGCGTACTTGGCGCTATTCATGATTATGATGAGGAATACTTTAATGATTTAACTGTTATTCATTTTGATGCTCATTTTGATATGAGAGATACTTATCTTGGTGAAATATATTCACATGCATCTGTACTTAGAAGAGTGCATGAGATGAATCCTAAGGAAATTATACAGTTAGGTATCAGATCTGCAGAGTATGATGAATACCAGTATGTGAAAAGTCAGGATAATATATCATATTATACTAGTCAGGATATTCAGGATGATAAAGAATCTGTACTAGGAGTGTTAGAGAAGGTTAAGGGTCCCGTATATCTCACAGTTGATATTGACGTGTTAGATCCTGCTTATGCTCCATCAGTAGGTACACCTGCTCCATGTGGTTTAACTCCACGTGACATGGAGGATTTTATTGAGGTGTTAGCTCCTAAGGAAACTATTGGTATGGATTTAGTTGAGGTATCATCTGATACTATTGGTGATTCTACTAGTGTGAATGCTGCTAAGATTATCTATGACTTCTTATGTCTCCAGGAATTTTAG
- the hemB gene encoding porphobilinogen synthase, translating into MFPVTRMRRMRTDERIRSMFRETSVDISDFIYPLYIKESAEDGKPEEISTMPGQYRYSVDDAIDFAGLLEDSGLTSVILFGIPDHKDEYGSSAYDPDGIIQQTIKGLKEQTDLVVLGDVCMCEYTDHGHCGIIKDQYVQNDETLKYLSKIAVSYAEAGVDVVAPSDMMDGRVLAIREGLDNNDFINVPIFSYAAKYASSYYAPFRDAADSTPSFGDRKSYQMDPANFNEAIREVELDVQEGTDAIIVKPALPYLDVLREVKQTFKMPTIAYQVSGEYSMITAGIEKGYITTDLLYESLLSIKRAGADMIISYFVPQLLDIE; encoded by the coding sequence ATGTTTCCAGTAACAAGAATGAGACGTATGAGGACAGATGAAAGAATTAGAAGCATGTTTCGTGAAACAAGTGTAGATATTAGTGATTTTATCTATCCATTATACATTAAAGAATCAGCAGAAGACGGAAAACCAGAAGAAATAAGTACAATGCCAGGACAATACAGGTACTCAGTAGATGATGCTATAGACTTTGCAGGACTACTAGAAGATAGTGGACTAACCTCAGTAATTCTCTTCGGAATACCAGACCATAAAGATGAATATGGTTCAAGTGCATATGACCCTGACGGAATCATACAACAAACAATCAAAGGACTAAAAGAACAAACAGACCTAGTTGTACTAGGAGATGTTTGCATGTGTGAATACACCGACCACGGTCACTGCGGAATAATAAAAGACCAATATGTCCAAAATGATGAAACACTAAAATACCTATCCAAAATAGCAGTAAGCTATGCGGAAGCAGGTGTAGATGTAGTTGCACCAAGTGACATGATGGATGGAAGAGTACTAGCAATACGTGAAGGATTAGATAATAATGACTTCATAAATGTACCAATATTCTCCTACGCAGCAAAATACGCATCCAGTTATTATGCACCATTCAGAGATGCAGCTGATTCAACTCCAAGCTTTGGAGATCGTAAATCATATCAGATGGATCCAGCTAACTTTAATGAAGCTATAAGAGAAGTAGAACTTGACGTACAAGAAGGAACAGATGCAATCATAGTTAAACCAGCACTTCCATACTTAGATGTATTAAGAGAAGTTAAACAAACATTTAAAATGCCAACAATAGCATACCAGGTAAGTGGAGAATACTCCATGATAACAGCAGGTATTGAAAAAGGATACATTACAACTGATTTATTATATGAATCATTACTATCAATTAAACGTGCAGGCGCAGATATGATAATCAGTTACTTTGTACCACAATTATTAGACATAGAATAG
- a CDS encoding triphosphoribosyl-dephospho-CoA synthase produces MLTSQDIAKLGEIATLLEVSAYPKPGNVHRTQDFEDMTYEDFLISSASIRENLYIAAYNGSKYYPNMLNAINIGECILGCIKETNNLVKTNTNLGISMLLVPIAATFGALSEEDSIKNLPKAIDTILKNTESDDAIALVKAIVLANAGGMDNKTSEYDVNNKNTLDDIRKNHINMHKLLEMSSKYDKISYELINGLPVILSQGYPVFKKYDEKYSRNDVTLEIYLTILANTPDTLINRKYGEKVAEDVSKRANIILNETEIGTKERLSELKSFDIFLRNNKYNPGTTADFTAASLFVGLVDKYLETGI; encoded by the coding sequence ATGTTAACTAGTCAAGATATAGCTAAACTAGGAGAAATAGCTACACTACTTGAAGTTAGTGCATATCCCAAGCCAGGTAATGTTCATAGAACACAGGACTTTGAAGATATGACCTATGAAGATTTCTTAATAAGTAGTGCATCCATACGTGAAAACTTGTATATAGCAGCATATAATGGATCAAAATACTATCCTAACATGCTAAATGCAATAAATATAGGTGAATGCATACTTGGCTGTATAAAAGAAACTAATAACCTAGTAAAAACCAACACTAATCTTGGAATAAGCATGTTATTAGTACCAATAGCAGCTACTTTTGGAGCATTATCAGAGGAAGATTCAATAAAAAATCTACCAAAAGCTATAGATACTATTCTAAAAAACACAGAATCTGATGATGCAATAGCATTAGTTAAGGCAATTGTATTAGCAAATGCAGGTGGAATGGACAATAAAACATCAGAATATGATGTAAATAATAAGAACACACTGGATGATATAAGAAAAAATCATATTAACATGCATAAACTACTAGAAATGTCTTCAAAATATGATAAAATATCCTATGAACTAATAAACGGACTACCAGTAATTCTAAGTCAAGGATATCCAGTATTTAAGAAGTATGATGAAAAGTACTCACGTAATGATGTGACACTGGAAATATACTTAACAATATTAGCTAACACTCCAGACACCTTAATAAATAGAAAATATGGTGAGAAAGTAGCAGAAGATGTATCCAAAAGAGCTAATATAATACTAAATGAAACAGAAATAGGTACAAAGGAACGATTATCAGAACTAAAAAGTTTCGACATATTTCTAAGAAATAATAAATACAATCCTGGAACAACCGCTGATTTCACGGCAGCATCACTCTTTGTAGGATTAGTAGATAAATACCTAGAAACAGGCATATAA
- the pheS gene encoding phenylalanine--tRNA ligase subunit alpha produces the protein MKIDKIINELHEYEKKFLDGLSKDSDISPEDMAELEEMPIKAVTSAAGMLEAKDIITVHKKINEYISLSDEGKDYALNGLPEHKILKALQEFSEEGIEEVPLADVIEKAGVTKQQMNFSIGTLMRHNWARMNKGKLTITEEGKEANIKELPQVKFLNYLAKNRQVAEENLPDEFKDLRKEFQKRRELFDIKTTQDFQFDLNELGKEILDEGFTIQNEATQLTHEQLKNGTWKDLHYRGYDITASAPKNYPGKIHPLQQTIEEIRSIFIDMGFDEAKGTILESAFWNFDMLFQPQDHAAREMQDTFYVSNPPTAKLPSRELVEKTRAEHEHGGNTGSEGWNYKWNEDVAKQMVLRTHTTGLSVRYLSEHQPPLKMFSVGRVFRRETINYKHLPEFHQVEGIVAGDDMSFKNLLGILKEFYRKLGFKVRFRPAYFPYTYLSIESEIYVPEKKSWMELGGSGMFRPEVLEPLGIKTQVAAFGLGIERLAMMRYGIEDIRMLYQSDIGWLRKLPVTRNIKDY, from the coding sequence TTGAAAATAGATAAAATAATAAATGAACTACACGAATATGAAAAGAAATTCCTAGATGGACTATCAAAGGATTCAGACATATCACCAGAGGATATGGCAGAACTCGAAGAAATGCCAATAAAAGCAGTAACTAGTGCAGCAGGAATGCTTGAAGCAAAAGACATAATCACAGTTCATAAAAAGATAAATGAGTATATAAGCCTATCTGATGAAGGAAAAGACTACGCACTTAATGGATTACCAGAACATAAAATACTCAAGGCATTACAGGAATTCTCAGAAGAAGGAATAGAGGAAGTACCACTAGCTGATGTCATAGAAAAAGCAGGTGTAACAAAACAACAAATGAACTTCTCAATAGGAACACTCATGCGCCATAACTGGGCAAGAATGAACAAAGGAAAACTCACAATAACAGAAGAAGGAAAAGAAGCAAATATAAAAGAATTACCACAAGTAAAATTCCTCAACTATCTAGCAAAAAACAGACAAGTAGCAGAAGAAAACTTACCAGATGAATTCAAGGATTTACGTAAAGAATTCCAGAAACGTAGAGAACTCTTTGACATAAAAACCACACAGGACTTCCAATTCGACCTAAATGAACTAGGAAAAGAAATACTAGATGAAGGATTCACAATACAAAACGAGGCAACACAACTAACACATGAACAACTAAAAAATGGAACATGGAAAGACCTACACTACAGAGGATATGATATAACAGCATCTGCACCAAAGAACTATCCTGGAAAAATACATCCACTACAACAAACAATCGAGGAAATACGAAGCATATTCATAGACATGGGATTTGACGAGGCAAAAGGAACAATACTCGAATCAGCATTCTGGAACTTCGACATGTTATTCCAGCCACAGGACCATGCAGCAAGAGAAATGCAGGACACATTCTATGTAAGTAATCCCCCAACAGCAAAACTACCAAGCAGAGAATTAGTAGAAAAAACAAGAGCAGAACATGAACACGGTGGAAACACTGGCTCAGAAGGATGGAACTATAAATGGAATGAAGATGTTGCAAAACAAATGGTTCTAAGAACACATACAACTGGATTATCAGTAAGATACCTATCAGAACATCAACCACCACTAAAAATGTTCTCAGTAGGAAGAGTATTCAGACGAGAAACAATCAACTACAAACACCTACCAGAATTCCATCAAGTAGAAGGAATAGTAGCTGGAGATGACATGAGCTTTAAAAACTTACTAGGAATCCTAAAAGAATTCTACAGAAAACTAGGATTTAAGGTAAGATTCAGACCAGCATACTTCCCATACACATACCTCTCAATAGAATCAGAGATTTATGTACCAGAAAAGAAGAGTTGGATGGAACTAGGCGGATCTGGAATGTTCAGACCAGAAGTACTAGAACCACTAGGTATAAAAACACAGGTAGCAGCATTTGGTCTAGGAATAGAAAGACTAGCAATGATGAGATATGGAATAGAAGATATCAGAATGCTATACCAGAGTGATATAGGCTGGCTAAGAAAATTACCTGTAACAAGAAACATTAAAGATTACTAA
- a CDS encoding (5-formylfuran-3-yl)methyl phosphate synthase, with the protein MELLVSAINLEEAKEAVKGGADILDVKNPKEGSLGANFPWVIREISDYAENMIISTTIGDVPYKPGTVSLAALGSAVSGSNYVKVGLYGPKNYDEAADVMNAVTKTIHDYDDSITVVACGYADAYKVGSVESEQIPEVAHDTGCDIAMLDTYIKDGHRLTDHLNKDQLKNFVDKSHDYNLKVALAGSVNEGDVQLLEDINCDIMGVRGCVCTGGDRNKGTINHELVRKLKDTFN; encoded by the coding sequence ATGGAACTACTAGTAAGTGCTATAAATCTGGAAGAAGCAAAAGAAGCAGTAAAAGGTGGAGCAGATATTCTAGATGTTAAAAATCCTAAAGAAGGATCTTTAGGAGCAAATTTCCCATGGGTTATCAGGGAAATAAGTGACTATGCTGAAAACATGATTATAAGTACAACAATAGGTGATGTACCATACAAACCTGGAACAGTATCCTTAGCAGCACTAGGAAGTGCAGTATCTGGGTCAAACTATGTTAAAGTAGGATTATATGGACCTAAAAATTATGATGAAGCAGCAGATGTGATGAATGCTGTAACAAAGACAATTCATGACTATGATGACTCAATAACAGTAGTTGCCTGTGGATATGCTGATGCATACAAGGTTGGCTCAGTAGAATCAGAACAAATACCAGAAGTTGCACATGATACTGGATGTGACATAGCAATGCTTGACACATACATTAAAGATGGTCATAGATTAACAGACCACTTAAACAAGGACCAGCTAAAAAACTTTGTAGATAAATCTCATGATTATAATCTAAAAGTAGCACTAGCAGGCTCAGTTAATGAGGGTGATGTACAATTACTAGAGGACATTAACTGTGATATAATGGGTGTGCGTGGCTGTGTTTGCACAGGTGGAGACAGAAACAAGGGTACCATTAATCATGAATTAGTAAGAAAATTAAAAGATACATTTAATTAA
- the guaB gene encoding IMP dehydrogenase produces the protein MSKYTDKLTKAEDTYTFDDFLIKPGLSSIEPKDVTLNTKVSTNYDLNLPVVSSAMDTVTESSMAISLAREGGLGVIHRNLTIEQEVKEVKKVKYANELTVREVITISPDETVEDAQEIMDIEEISGLPVVDDNDIVVGIISRRDIKPLRGKRLNRKVSEAMTHNVVTISEDTDTETALDLAYENKVERLPVVSDNNEIVGIVTMKDILERKKYSNAVRDKNGRYLVAAACGPFDMERAMALSDAGADIIAIDSAHGHKTDIIESVREMNKNVESDVLLGNIATAKAAEDILKAEINGIKVGIGPGSICTTRIVAGVGVPQLSAVSSVADVAEDYGVPVIADGGLRYSGDIAKALAVGANAVMIGSLLAGTTESPGEMTIRNGRKFKQYRGMGSLGAMTGGVGAGKDRYFQNSGSNMNSTKLVPEGIEGVVPYKGEASQIVYQLMGGLKSSMGYVGAKSIDEMHEKAELVHITPNGMSESHPHDITITNESPNYHPRQ, from the coding sequence ATGAGTAAATATACAGATAAATTAACAAAGGCAGAAGACACATATACATTTGATGATTTTCTTATAAAACCAGGATTATCAAGTATAGAGCCAAAAGATGTTACATTAAACACAAAAGTGTCAACAAATTATGATTTAAACTTACCAGTAGTTAGTTCTGCAATGGATACTGTTACAGAATCCAGTATGGCAATATCTCTAGCAAGAGAAGGTGGATTAGGAGTAATTCACAGAAATTTAACAATAGAACAAGAAGTTAAAGAAGTTAAAAAAGTTAAATATGCTAATGAATTAACTGTAAGAGAAGTAATAACAATATCTCCAGATGAAACAGTTGAAGATGCACAGGAAATCATGGATATAGAAGAAATCAGTGGATTACCTGTAGTAGATGATAATGACATAGTGGTAGGTATTATCAGCCGTAGAGATATTAAACCATTAAGGGGAAAAAGACTAAACAGAAAAGTTAGTGAAGCAATGACCCATAATGTAGTAACAATATCAGAGGATACTGATACTGAGACAGCACTAGACCTAGCATATGAAAATAAGGTTGAAAGATTACCAGTAGTTTCTGACAATAATGAAATTGTTGGTATAGTAACAATGAAGGACATTCTTGAACGTAAAAAATACAGCAATGCTGTACGTGACAAAAATGGCCGATACCTTGTAGCAGCAGCATGTGGACCTTTTGACATGGAAAGAGCTATGGCATTAAGTGATGCTGGAGCAGATATTATTGCTATTGACAGTGCACATGGACATAAAACTGATATCATAGAATCAGTACGTGAAATGAATAAAAACGTAGAATCTGATGTATTACTAGGTAACATTGCAACAGCAAAAGCTGCAGAGGACATACTTAAAGCAGAAATTAATGGTATAAAAGTAGGTATAGGTCCTGGATCCATCTGTACAACTAGAATTGTAGCAGGTGTAGGAGTACCACAACTTAGTGCAGTATCCAGTGTTGCTGATGTAGCAGAGGATTACGGTGTACCAGTAATAGCTGATGGTGGACTAAGATACTCCGGTGATATTGCTAAGGCACTAGCAGTAGGAGCTAATGCTGTTATGATTGGTAGTTTACTAGCTGGTACTACAGAGTCCCCTGGTGAGATGACTATTAGAAATGGTAGAAAATTCAAACAATACCGTGGAATGGGTTCTCTTGGTGCTATGACTGGTGGAGTAGGTGCTGGAAAAGACAGATACTTCCAGAACTCTGGTAGTAACATGAACTCTACTAAACTAGTACCTGAAGGTATTGAGGGTGTTGTTCCTTATAAGGGAGAAGCTAGCCAAATTGTATACCAGTTAATGGGTGGTCTTAAATCATCCATGGGTTATGTTGGTGCTAAATCAATAGATGAAATGCATGAAAAAGCAGAATTAGTACATATAACTCCTAATGGTATGTCTGAAAGCCATCCTCACGATATAACTATTACTAATGAAAGTCCTAACTATCATCCAAGACAATAG
- a CDS encoding pseudomurein-binding repeat-containing protein, whose amino-acid sequence MKIKKRIKAKLTKNEYRSIVDKVIQYNQRHGKLPTYITYGDEKIYKNEYMEAIEYANKFILENGRNPEKVVIYEKKHNH is encoded by the coding sequence ATGAAAATAAAAAAACGAATAAAAGCAAAACTAACCAAGAATGAATACCGCAGCATAGTAGACAAGGTAATCCAGTACAACCAAAGACATGGAAAACTACCTACATATATCACATACGGTGATGAAAAAATATACAAGAATGAATACATGGAAGCCATTGAATACGCGAACAAATTCATACTAGAAAATGGTAGAAATCCAGAAAAAGTAGTAATCTATGAGAAAAAACATAATCACTAA
- a CDS encoding HD domain-containing protein codes for MGFIRDSIHGDLHLTDFELKILDTVEMQRLRRIKQLGFTNLVYPGANHTRFEHSIGTLFLANKIGTQLELDNEIIELLRVCGLLHDIGHAPFSHVSERALKHDHETVTKEIISDSTITDIINDKFDTKLITSIIDGDTKYGKIISGDLDVDRMDYLMRDSYYTGVAYGIIDTERLIYSLTYEGDDLVLSDKGVQAAESTLLARYFMYPTVYQHHTTRIVNSMFRVSLKRLLEDKVVTEEQLRYIDDGDLINITRNTKGLPEETMRNIDTRHLYKRADNIHLQQYEDPGKIVEMDKKYLREAEEAIAYKLDLSPEEVIIDMPEELSFKKMSIQVKTYHGLRPLSEVSTIIDSLKKAQYNYADLSLYMSKENKQKAIDKNIKIEDYLTLPV; via the coding sequence ATGGGATTTATAAGAGACAGCATTCATGGCGACTTACACCTAACAGATTTTGAATTAAAAATACTAGACACCGTCGAAATGCAGAGACTAAGACGCATAAAACAACTAGGATTCACAAACCTAGTATATCCTGGAGCAAATCACACCCGATTCGAACATTCAATAGGCACCCTTTTCCTAGCAAACAAGATAGGAACACAACTAGAACTAGACAATGAAATAATAGAACTACTTAGAGTCTGCGGATTACTACACGACATAGGACATGCCCCATTTTCACACGTATCTGAAAGAGCACTAAAACATGATCATGAAACAGTAACCAAGGAAATAATCAGTGATTCCACAATAACCGATATAATAAATGATAAATTCGACACCAAGCTCATAACAAGCATAATTGATGGCGACACAAAGTATGGTAAAATAATCTCAGGAGACCTTGACGTAGACCGGATGGACTACCTGATGAGAGATTCCTACTACACTGGTGTGGCATATGGTATTATAGATACAGAACGGCTGATATACAGTTTAACATATGAGGGAGATGACCTAGTACTATCAGATAAGGGCGTACAAGCAGCAGAATCAACACTACTAGCCCGTTACTTCATGTATCCTACAGTATATCAGCATCATACAACAAGAATAGTAAACAGTATGTTCAGAGTATCACTAAAAAGACTACTGGAAGACAAAGTAGTAACAGAAGAACAACTAAGATACATCGATGATGGAGACCTAATCAACATAACAAGAAACACGAAAGGATTACCTGAAGAAACCATGCGAAACATAGACACAAGACACCTATACAAGCGGGCAGACAATATACACCTACAACAATATGAAGATCCCGGAAAAATAGTGGAAATGGACAAGAAATATCTACGAGAAGCAGAAGAAGCAATAGCATACAAGCTAGACTTAAGTCCAGAGGAAGTAATAATAGACATGCCTGAGGAATTATCATTCAAAAAGATGAGTATACAAGTAAAAACATATCATGGCCTAAGACCATTATCAGAGGTATCAACAATCATAGATTCATTAAAGAAAGCTCAGTACAACTATGCAGACCTATCCTTATACATGTCCAAGGAAAATAAACAAAAAGCAATAGATAAAAATATTAAAATAGAAGACTACTTAACTCTACCAGTGTGA
- a CDS encoding nicotinamide-nucleotide adenylyltransferase, with protein sequence MDENRGLLIGRMQPVHNGHISVIQETLKEVDELIIGIGSAEKSHTDSNPFTGGERILMLTKALREHKIDSSRYYIIPLEDISCNSLWVGHVKMLTPPFCRVYSGNSLVQQLFEEDNMKVVQPPLFNRTIYSGTEVRRRMLNNEDWEALLPKSVVNVIKEIKGVERIRKLHKKEVSELVQ encoded by the coding sequence ATGGACGAAAACAGAGGTTTATTAATCGGAAGAATGCAACCAGTTCATAATGGACATATTAGTGTAATACAAGAAACACTAAAAGAAGTAGATGAACTAATAATAGGTATAGGTAGTGCAGAAAAAAGCCATACAGACTCCAACCCCTTCACAGGAGGAGAAAGAATATTAATGCTGACGAAAGCACTACGAGAACATAAAATAGACTCCTCACGATATTACATTATACCACTAGAAGACATATCCTGCAATTCACTATGGGTAGGACATGTTAAAATGCTAACACCACCCTTCTGCAGAGTATACTCAGGAAACAGCCTAGTACAACAATTATTCGAGGAAGACAACATGAAAGTAGTGCAGCCACCACTATTCAATCGTACAATATACTCAGGAACAGAAGTAAGAAGAAGAATGTTAAACAATGAAGACTGGGAAGCACTACTACCAAAATCCGTGGTAAATGTAATAAAGGAAATAAAAGGAGTAGAACGCATCCGAAAACTACATAAAAAGGAAGTTAGTGAACTAGTACAATAA